One Clavelina lepadiformis chromosome 1, kaClaLepa1.1, whole genome shotgun sequence genomic region harbors:
- the LOC143447308 gene encoding uncharacterized protein LOC143447308 yields the protein MQKHDFTAIHMEAKKSWLEHVQNNIQNPELHQEFSEFSNEEKDEKRWPKRKLSHPIKQLVNTQDDVQDKCPCWCSCKACVITKRAHEHVCCDDIPEVKAKLYMADSTLNCITEHPGFASVCLNPWVLQVAYYHHKQESNEATVMEVHEKYRYIAYCQFVRWCWGYLQKDLHIPLPSCVVSRIKTAFHVASKNSYPSLDDLPCSPMWQNNG from the exons ATGCAAAAGCATGATTTCACTGCCATACATATGGAAGCAAAAAAATCATGGCTTGAACATGTCCAAAACAATATACAAAATCCTGAACTTCACCAGGAATTTTCAGAGTTTTCAAATGAGGAAAAGGATGAAAAAAGATGgccaaaaagaaaattaagtCATCCAATTAAACAACTTGTAAATACACAAGATGATGTGCAGGATAAATGTCCCTGCTG GTGCTCCTGCAAAGCATGTGTCATTACAAAACGTGCACATGAACATGTTTGTTGTGATGACATACCTGAAGTTAAAGCAAAGCTGTACATGGCTGACTCGACCCTTAATTGTATTACTGAACACCCTGGTTTTGCATCAGTGTGTCTCAATCCTTGGGTGCTTCAGGTGGCATATTATCATCACAAGCAGGAAAGCAATGAAGCTACAGTGATGGAAGTTCATGA GAAATATCGTTATATTGCATACTGCCAGTTTGTCAGATGGTGCTGGGGTTATTTACAAAAAGACCTACATATTCCCTTGCCCTCTTGTGTGGTCAGCCGAATAAAAACTGCCTTTCATGTTGCATCAAAAAACAGCTATCCATCATTGGATGACCTACCATGTTCACCAATGTGGCAAAATAATGGTTAA
- the LOC143470036 gene encoding cilia- and flagella-associated protein 70-like: MAELETQRTSETILITISRAKKLRGSKGEILTSYAKVEFDGKSLGDSSKVESTGETNAEYNFTTSFDCSFVDGHLTLDDVASKPVLITIIEVLPKEKKQKEEKSAPLGQCTVDLLPLFHSNQPVNCSLELHPVVGATVEGGLDAPKPELDISMSVNEALIEQDQNLQSNLLTVRVGSAYSIPDPWSSSGTQYNYVVGLPVPVNADKDIPVIFSNGLLRSAAEKEQYKRAIKWYSVPNAVSSSQYIPNSAHERVPFDEEKGDFATKEYAEFRRESEHDKNRITWDIEKRCYLQPEAKSLFQNKIAQTRLWPVEIMRMVPSQPKAAVAAAGSKKDKGASEEEGNLSYHGVAYVDLAPLLYPGVCTVSGAFRVLPYNEHEHAEKTKQKNTIAEDVARAQSSTSRVTGSSPVQKGKGAAARDHPVAPSKKGSATKQPESNVDVVDLHNVEAAAYVDCKTYLYLEFSLAHPLVPRREPEELANSVVEYIPSRPKMKRVVGGATKAVEDYHSQLSSVAVMVLDEFRQVCGNEVVDDPHKQGEAKKQLMYQLNSTGKYFAFKEQLKHSIVKIVREKYLKTTSFKSNDELQQFLTELYVYLVDEMHSNLQKVLSVGGQPQESIEPMVDSTQLKRFAQEAVVNEEYEMASKYYQERLANDDKSTEHWLDYGTFNLLIGNNTKAKECFMEAVALEQTHLEGLLLYGIMCTIDQSYKEAETMFERAVSLAENGSEFASMAWTVLALFYDSQGNEIRAEHSYLEANKLNLLAAVNKAKAELPAVATGKQPKDDTEQGESENEAEETDAGSVLKLRAVGSAKSVSTIKGSKAPTRKDTLRARSSAENSVTSFDVKHSNDPQSDNQHTMPTTETVNPESIFLQAARWLIDHKALKFAEIALSQELLTCNGSCNADYFILLSRLQLMRKQYKEALESLKSATSLDNEHPDAWAMMGHVYYISSDFTSAQDCYERTLAFINDASEMHSIYLRLASIYLQEEQFVKAKRTFLLACKYSPTCVSWLGVGTACYRLGEVSEAENALAEANILNNSNPDVWSYLSLVCLKTNRKLEAEQAYKYAVKLGLQDEQVFQEIRSLQKSLGFGNPNL; the protein is encoded by the exons ATGGCTGAGTTAGAAACACAAAGAACATCAGAAACTATTCTTATAACCATTTCACGTGCAAAAAAACTTCGTGGTTCCAAAGGAGAAATATTAACATCATATGCAAAAGTGGAATTTGATGGAAAGAGCCTGGGAGATTCTTCAAAA GTAGAATCTACTGGTGAAACCAATGCTGAATATAACTTTACCACCAGTTTTGATTGTTCCTTTGTGGATGGTCACCTAACATTGGATGATGTTGCTTCAAAGCcagttttaa TTACCATTATTGAAGTCTTGCctaaagaaaagaaacaaaaagaagaaaaatcaGCTCCACTTGGCCAGTGCACAGTTGACCTGTTACCTTTATTTCATTCAAATCAACCAGTAAATTGTTCACTTGAACTTCATCCTGTTGTAGGAGCAACTGTAGAAGGGGGTTTAGATGCTCCAAAG CCTGAACTTGACATCTCAATGTCTGTAAACGAAGCTCTCATTGAACAAGATCAAAACCTTCAAAGCAACCTGTTGACTGTTCGGGTTGGCTCCGCTTACTCCATACCTGATCCTTGGTCATCTTCAGGGACACAATATAATTATGTTGTTGGGCTTCCAGTTCCTGTCAATGCAGAC AAAGATATTCCCGTTATTTTCTCCAATGGATTGTTGAGATCTGCAGCTGAAAAAGAACAATATAAGCGTGCTATTAAATGGTACAGTGTTCCAAATGCTGTCAGTTCTTCACAGTATATACCAAACAG TGCACATGAAAGAGTTCCGTTTGATGAAGAGAAGGGTGACTTTGCCACAAAGGAATATGCAGAATTTCGTCGCGAGAGTGAGCATGACAAGAACCGAATTACTTGGGACATCGAAAAGCGATGTTATCTCCAGCCTGAAGCCAAATCTCT ttttcaaaacaaaatagcCCAAACAAGGCTGTGGCCAGTGGAGATTATGAGAATGGTTCCAAGTCAACCTAAAGCGGCAG TTGCTGCAGCTGGTAGTAAGAAAGACAAAGGAGCATCTGAGGAAGAAGGAAACCTTTCGTACCATGGCGTTGCATACGTTGACCTTGCTCCTTTGTTGTATCCTGGTGTTTGCACTGTTTCTGGTGCATTTCGCGTTCTCCCATACAATGAGCATGAACATGCTGAGAAG ACCAAGCAAAAAAACACTATTGCGGAAGATGTTGCACGAGCTCAAAGCAGTACAAGCAGAGTAACTGGTTCCTCACCTGTCCAAAAAGGAAAAGGGGCAGCTGCAAGAGACCATCCTGTTGCTCCTTCTAAAAAGGGTTCTGCCACAAAGCAACCAGAATCAAATGTTGATGTTGTTGATTTACAT aATGTGGAAGCTGCAGCATATGTGGATTGCAAGACCTATCTCTATCTGGAATTTTCATTAGCTCATCCTTTAGTTCCAAGACGAGAACCAGAAGAACTTGCTAATAGTGTTGTTGAATACATTCCTTCAAGACCGAAGATGAAACGTGTTGTTGGAGGTGCCACTAAAGCAGTGGAAGATTATCATTCTCAACTTTCATCGGTAGCTGTAATGGTGTTAGATGAATTCAG aCAAGTGTGTGGAAATGAAGTAGTTGATGATCCTCATAAGCAAGGAGAAGCTAAAAAGCAACTTATGTACCAGCTGAATTCAACTGGGAAGTACTTTGCTTTTAAAGAACAACTAAAG CACTCAATAGTGAAGATTGTGAGagagaaatatttaaaaacaacctCATTCAAATCAAATGATGAATTGCAACAATTTCTCACTGAACTTTATGTGTATTTGGTGGATGAAATGCATTCTAACCTTCAAAAG GTGCTTTCAGTGGGTGGCCAACCGCAAGAGTCAATTGAACCAATGGTTGACTCAACGCAGTTGAAACGATTTGCCCAAGAAGCTGTAGTGAATGAAGAATATGAAATGGCATCAAAATATTATCAG GAGAGATTAGCAAATGATGATAAAAGTACAGAACATTGGCTGGATTATGGAACTTTTAACTTGCTCATTGGAAATAACACAAAAGCGAAAGAGTGTTTTATGGAGGCTGTTGCTTTGGAGCAAACTCATTTGGAAGG ATTATTGTTGTATGGAATTATGTGCACTATTGATCAAAGTTACAAAGAAGCAGAAACTATGTTTGAGAGAGCAGTATCATTGGCTGAAAATGG ATCTGAATTTGCTAGTATGGCTTGGACGGTGCTGGCACTTTTCTATGACAGCCAAGGGAATGAAATTCGAGCTGAACACTCTTATCTAGAAGCAAACAAACTAAATTTACTGGCTGcagtaaacaaggcaaaagCAGAATTACCTGCAGTTGCAACTGGAAAACAACCCAAGGATGATACTGAACAAG GTGAATCAGAGAATGAAGCTGAAGAAACTGATGCTGGTAGCGTTTTAAAATTGCGTGCTGTCGGATCAGCAAAATCAGTCTCCACTATCAAGGGATCAAAAGCACCAACTAGAAAGG ATACCCTGCGAGCTAGAAGCTCTGCAGAGAATAGTGTTACCTCTTTTGATGTAAAACATAGCAATGATCCGCAAAGTGATAATCAACATACAATGCCTACAACTGAAACCGTAAACCCCGAATCAATTTTCTTGCAAGCAGCCCGCTGGTTGATAGACCATAAAGCCTTAAAG TTTGCTGAAATCGCACTTTCCCAAGAACTGCTGACCTGTAATGGAAGCTGCAATGCAGATTACTTTATCTTACTAAGCCGATTGCAACTTATGCGAAAACAGTACAAAGAAGCCCTTGAAAGTTTGAAATCAGCCACATCGCTTGATAATGAG cacCCCGATGCTTGGGCCATGATGGGCCACGTCTATTACATATCCTCAGATTTCACATCAGCTCAGGATTGCTATGAAAGGACACTTGCCTTCATCAATGATGCTTCAGAAATGCATTCAATTTACTTAAGACTGGCATCAATATATTTACAAGAAGAGCAG TTCGTGAAAGCGAAGAGAACATTCCTTCTTGCCTGCAAATATTCCCCGACATGTGTTTCGTGGTTGGGCGTTGGTACGGCCTGCTACAGG CTTGGAGAGGTGTCAGAGGCCGAAAATGCTCTTGCTGAGGCAAATATCTTGAACAACTCAAATCCAGATGTTTGGTCCTATCTTTCTTTGGTCTGCCTAaag ACGAACAGAAAACTTGAAGCTGAGCAAGCATATAAATATGCAGTAAAGCTTGGGCTTCAAGATGAGCAGGTTTTCCAGGAAATTCGTTCCTTGCAGAAAAGCTTAGGATTTGGAAACCCTAatttatga